In a genomic window of Scyliorhinus torazame isolate Kashiwa2021f chromosome 5, sScyTor2.1, whole genome shotgun sequence:
- the LOC140422182 gene encoding uncharacterized protein, which produces MEKRWKCGDCGKGFRVPSQLEVHRRSHTGERPFTCSVCEKGFSRLSTLQLHQRVHTGKRPFTCSQFGKGFTELSRLRKHQRVHTGERPFTCSQCEKGFTTSSSLLTHQRVHTGERPFTCSQCEKGFSRLSSLQTHQRVHTGGRPFTCSQCEKGFTQLSVLQTHQRIHTGERPFTCSQCEKGFAQLSNLRIHQRVHTGEKPFACSQCEKGFTTSSSLQRHHRDHSGERPFTCSQCEKGFAQLSNLRIHQRVHTGERPFTCSQCEKGFTTSSSLRRHQRVHTGERPFTCSVCEKGFTRLSNLQRHQRVHTGEKALTCS; this is translated from the coding sequence atggagaaacggtggaaatgtggggactgtgggaagggattcagggttccatctcagctggaagttcatcggcgcagtcatactggggagaggccgttcacctgctctgtgtgtgagaagggattcagtcggttatccaccctgcagttacaccagcgagttcacactgggaagaggccgttcacctgctctcagtttggcaagggattcactgagttatccagactgcggaaacaccagcgagttcacactggggagaggccattcacatgctctcagtgtgagaagggattcactacttcatcgagcctgctgacacaccagcgagttcacactggggagaggccgttcacttgctctcagtgtgagaagggattcagtcggttatccagcctgcagacacaccagcgagttcacactggggggaggccgttcacctgctctcagtgtgagaagggattcactcagttatccgtcctgcagacacaccagcgaattcacactggggagaggccgttcacctgctctcagtgtgagaagggattcgctcagttatccaacctgcggatacatcagcgagttcacacgggggagaagccattcgcctgctctcagtgtgagaagggattcactacttcatcgagcctgcagagacaccatcgagatcacagtggggagaggccgttcacctgctctcagtgtgagaagggattcgctcagttatccaacctgcggatacatcagcgagttcacactggggagaggccattcacctgctctcagtgtgagaagggattcactacttcatcgagcctgcggagacaccagcgagttcacactggggagaggccgttcacctgctctgtgtgtgagaagggattcactcggttatccaacctgcagagacaccagcgagttcacaccggggagaaggcgttaacatgctcttag